A window of the Candidatus Delongbacteria bacterium genome harbors these coding sequences:
- a CDS encoding HDOD domain-containing protein has product MNSEIIEKIVEELPVMDSVAQQIITIINDENTTASKLESLIKKDSVLTLKILKLANSTYFSPMKPITTVAHAIRYVGFSTLKSLVYSIALQSIGNSKGKGGEEIKYLHRKSLANAAVSMIIGRSFFKKNRSLYSPEDYYTFSLFHDIGLIALANYDIDKYLDIKMNVVKKDSYLTDIENEFPHSEIGLVLMEKWKIPQIFSEFTKEHHNLQDHESKYYVPAKLTEISEHLCFIMDYDVFAKRDIDVIHEMVELNIDPTEYFDDQGELKDLKEQVEDILGSIIS; this is encoded by the coding sequence ATGAATTCTGAAATTATCGAAAAAATCGTCGAAGAACTTCCGGTGATGGATTCAGTGGCTCAGCAAATTATCACTATTATTAATGATGAAAATACTACTGCCTCCAAACTTGAATCATTGATAAAGAAAGATTCTGTTCTTACTCTAAAAATTCTGAAGTTGGCAAACTCTACCTATTTTTCTCCAATGAAGCCTATTACAACTGTAGCTCATGCAATTAGATATGTTGGGTTTTCTACCTTGAAATCACTTGTTTATTCCATTGCATTACAATCTATTGGAAATTCTAAGGGGAAAGGTGGAGAAGAGATAAAATATCTGCATAGAAAATCTCTTGCAAATGCTGCCGTTTCTATGATCATTGGGAGATCTTTTTTTAAGAAAAATAGATCTTTGTATTCGCCTGAAGATTATTACACTTTCTCATTGTTCCATGATATAGGCCTAATAGCTTTGGCTAATTATGATATTGATAAATATCTTGATATTAAAATGAATGTCGTTAAAAAGGATTCTTATCTTACTGATATCGAAAATGAATTTCCTCACTCTGAGATAGGTCTTGTTTTAATGGAGAAATGGAAAATTCCTCAAATTTTTTCTGAATTTACTAAAGAACATCATAATTTACAGGATCATGAAAGTAAATATTATGTTCCAGCTAAATTAACTGAGATTTCAGAACATCTTTGCTTTATTATGGATTATGATGTTTTTGCGAAACGAGATATTGATGTTATTCATGAAATGGTGGAATTGAATATAGATCCTACTGAATATTTCGATGATCAGGGTGAATTGAAAGACTTAAAAGAACAGGTTGAGGATATTTTAGGAAGTATTATCTCGTGA
- a CDS encoding YggT family protein, with protein MNFIIKALDTVYTVFLFLMVARMFLSFSGNHYSSFYKFVYKYTEFILSPIRRKLPVTGMIDFSPLVALILLGVARGILAAFTIAVGSGEPSYFFYYIYYEFLNLLSSLILFLIILYFVKVLFKSWNKTYTPFYDTLNRITNFFSYRIEKYIPLKFRDRIDLITLAIFFLLLMIINGIRG; from the coding sequence ATGAATTTTATAATTAAAGCATTAGACACAGTTTACACTGTATTTCTATTTCTCATGGTTGCCAGGATGTTTTTATCTTTTTCGGGAAACCATTACAGCTCTTTTTATAAATTTGTTTACAAGTATACCGAGTTTATTCTTTCTCCAATAAGAAGAAAATTGCCAGTAACAGGAATGATAGATTTCTCTCCACTTGTTGCCCTAATACTTTTAGGCGTAGCAAGAGGCATACTGGCTGCTTTTACAATTGCTGTGGGTAGTGGAGAACCATCCTATTTCTTTTACTACATCTACTATGAATTTTTAAACCTTTTAAGCTCTTTGATTCTTTTTCTGATAATTCTCTATTTTGTAAAAGTGCTTTTTAAGAGTTGGAATAAAACCTATACGCCTTTTTACGATACCCTAAACAGAATAACTAATTTTTTTTCCTACAGGATTGAAAAATATATCCCATTGAAATTCAGGGACAGAATTGACCTGATTACTTTAGCAATATTTTTCTTACTTTTAATGATCATTAACGGTATCAGGGGATAA
- a CDS encoding YggS family pyridoxal phosphate-dependent enzyme: MIGENLKYILNRIENLDPSKEVKLIAVSKTKPVEDLEEAIRSGQKIFGENKVQELCQKAEYFKSKEADIEWHLIGHLQTNKAKKAVQYTDLFHCLDSLKLAEKIDTYAAEFGKIQRVLVQINSGDEEQKSGIDPENCLDFLKSLSHLKNIRIEGLMCIGKYFPDPEGAREEFRLMKKVFDQSKELEIKNYNPKYLSMGMSHDYEVAMEEGANLVRVGSSIFGKRNYGVKE, encoded by the coding sequence ATGATTGGTGAAAACCTAAAGTATATCTTGAATAGAATTGAGAATTTAGATCCTTCGAAAGAAGTTAAGCTGATTGCCGTGTCAAAAACAAAACCGGTGGAAGATTTGGAAGAAGCTATAAGATCTGGACAGAAAATTTTTGGTGAGAATAAAGTTCAGGAGTTATGTCAGAAAGCGGAATATTTTAAGAGTAAGGAAGCTGATATTGAGTGGCATTTAATTGGTCATCTACAAACAAACAAGGCAAAAAAGGCAGTTCAATACACCGATCTTTTTCACTGTTTAGACTCTTTAAAATTAGCTGAAAAAATAGATACTTATGCTGCTGAATTTGGAAAAATACAAAGGGTGTTAGTTCAAATTAACTCCGGAGATGAGGAACAAAAATCAGGTATTGACCCTGAAAATTGTTTAGATTTTCTAAAATCCTTATCTCACCTGAAAAACATCAGAATTGAAGGTCTTATGTGCATCGGTAAATATTTTCCTGACCCTGAAGGTGCAAGAGAAGAGTTTAGACTTATGAAAAAAGTTTTTGACCAATCTAAAGAATTGGAAATTAAAAATTACAATCCAAAATATCTTTCCATGGGTATGAGTCATGACTATGAAGTAGCGATGGAAGAGGGAGCAAACCTAGTAAGAGTTGGTTCTTCTATTTTTGGTAAAAGAAATTACGGAGTAAAAGAATGA